The Pseudomonas sp. KU26590 genomic sequence TTGCGCAGGTGCGGCTGGAAGTCGACACCCCGACGCAGGGTCATGCCGGTCGCCAGCACATCCAGCACCGTCAGCTGAACGATCCGCGAGGTCATGGGCATATAGATGTCGGTGTCTTCCGGCAGCGGAATGTTCAAGCTCAAGGTGCTGGCTTTTGCCAGCGGCGAGTCGGCCGCCGTCAGTCCCAGCACTGATGCGCCGTTCTCCCGAGCAATGCGCGCCACTTCAACCAGTTCACGGGTGCGCCCGGTGTAGGAAATGATCACAAACAGCTCGCCGGTGTGGGCCACCGAAGCCAGCATGCGCTGCACCAGCACGTCGGCGTGGGCCGTGACAGCAAGATTGAAGCGGAAGAATTTATGCTGCGCGTCCAGTGCGACGGGCGCCGAAGCCCCGAGGCCGAAGAAGTGGATCTGCCGCGCCTGAATCAACAAGTCGACCGCTTTGCTGATCAGGTTGGGATCAAGCACCTGGCACACGCTGTCGAGGGACGCGATGGCGCTGCCGAAAATCTTGCGGGTGTAGGCTTCCGGGTTGTCATCGGCTTCCACCGCGCGGCTGACATAGGCGGCGCCGCTGGCCAAGCTCTGGGCCAGCTGCAACTTCAGCTCCGGGTAGCCGCTGACATCGAATGAACGGCAGAAGCGGTTGACCGTTGGCTCACTGACCTTTGCCGCCTGCGCCAGCGCAGCGATGCTGAAGCGGGTGGCCTGCTGCGGATTGCTCAGAATCGCCTCGGCGACCTTGCGCTCAGCCTTGTTCAGCTCTTCCAGACGACTCTGGATCTGCTCCAGAAGATTGCGTATGCGGTCCATTGTTTGTCCTTCTGATGAAACGGCGACAGGCCGGTGAACAAGCCTTTATTTGCAGAGTGGGAATTTGGGCCTTTAGCCTGTCGCAAAGGTGGCCTATCGTACTGAGGGCCTGTGGTGATCACCACTCTAATGTGGTTCTGGTGGAAATGTTGTGGTTATTACTACATTCGGCCTTGAGTAACGCCTTTAAAAAAGGTATTTGTAGCTTAACTTGATAAAAGAACCAACATTATGCTCTCGATTACGGTTGAACCGTGCACTTTTGCGTTGTTTGGCGCCTTGGGTGACCTGGCGGTACGCAAACTGTTTCCTGCGTTGTACCAGCTTGATCGAGCTGGACTGCTGCATGCCGAGACCCGAATTATTGCGTTGGCCCGCGAGCCCGGCACTCCCGAGGAGCACCTGGCCTACATCGACAAAAGCCTGCGCCGCTTCGTCCCCGAGGCGCAGCTTGAGACCGAGCACGTGGAGCGTTTTCAGGCCCGCCTGAGTTACCTGCACGTTGACTTCCTCAAGGGCGAAGATTACGTCGCCCTCGCCGAAGCGGTTGGCGACGCGCCGACCATGATTGCCTACTTCGCGACCCCAGCTTCGGTCTACGGCGCCATTTGCGAGAACCTTGCACTGGTCGGCCTGACCGATCGCACCCGCGCGGTACTTGAAAAACCCATCGGCCACGACCTCGCGTCGTCCCGTCGCGTCAACGATGCCGTTGCCCAGTTTCTGCCTGAAACCCGCATCTACCGGATCGACCACTATCTGGGCAAGGACACGGTGCAGAACCTCATTGCCCTGCGTTTTGCCAACAGCCTGTTCGAGACGCAGTGGAACCAGAACCACATCTCCCACGTGGAAATCACCGTGGCGGAGAAGGTGGGCATCGAAGGCCGCTGGGGTTATTTCGACCAGGCCGGTCAACTGCGCGACATGATCCAGAATCACCTGTTGCAGCTGCTGTGCCTGATCGCGATGGACCCGCCCAGCGACCTGTCCGCCGACAGCATCCGTGACGAGAAGGTGAAGGTGCTCAAGGCACTGGCGCCGTTCACGCCGGAGCGTCTGGCCACCCAAGTGGTGCGCGGGCAATACATCGCCGGTTACAGCGACGGCAAGCCGGTGCCCGGTTATCTGGAAGAAGAAAACTCCAACACCCAGAGCGACACGGAAACGTTCGTCGCCATTCGTGCCGACATCCGCAACTGGCGTTGGTCGGGCGTACCGTTCTACCTGCGTACCGGCAAGCGCATGCCACAAAAGCTGTCGCAGATCGTGATCCACTTCAAAGAGCCGCCGCATTACATCTTTGCGCCCGAGCAGCGCTTGCAGATCAGCAACCGCCTGATCATCCGCCTGCAGCCCGATGAAGGCATCTCGCTGCAAGTGATGACCAAGGATCAGGGCCTGGACAAAGGCATGCAGCTGCGCAGCAACCCTTTGCAACTCAGCTTCTCCGACGCCTACCGCAGCGCCCGTGTGCCGGACGCTTACGAGCGGTTGTTGCTGGAGGTCATGCGTGGCAATCAGAACCTGTTTGTGCGCAAAGACGAAATCGAATACGCCTGGCAATGGTGCGACCAGCTGATCGCTGGCTGGAAAAAAGCG encodes the following:
- a CDS encoding MurR/RpiR family transcriptional regulator, producing MRNLLEQIQSRLEELNKAERKVAEAILSNPQQATRFSIAALAQAAKVSEPTVNRFCRSFDVSGYPELKLQLAQSLASGAAYVSRAVEADDNPEAYTRKIFGSAIASLDSVCQVLDPNLISKAVDLLIQARQIHFFGLGASAPVALDAQHKFFRFNLAVTAHADVLVQRMLASVAHTGELFVIISYTGRTRELVEVARIARENGASVLGLTAADSPLAKASTLSLNIPLPEDTDIYMPMTSRIVQLTVLDVLATGMTLRRGVDFQPHLRKIKESLNASRYPADDELN
- the zwf gene encoding glucose-6-phosphate dehydrogenase, which gives rise to MLSITVEPCTFALFGALGDLAVRKLFPALYQLDRAGLLHAETRIIALAREPGTPEEHLAYIDKSLRRFVPEAQLETEHVERFQARLSYLHVDFLKGEDYVALAEAVGDAPTMIAYFATPASVYGAICENLALVGLTDRTRAVLEKPIGHDLASSRRVNDAVAQFLPETRIYRIDHYLGKDTVQNLIALRFANSLFETQWNQNHISHVEITVAEKVGIEGRWGYFDQAGQLRDMIQNHLLQLLCLIAMDPPSDLSADSIRDEKVKVLKALAPFTPERLATQVVRGQYIAGYSDGKPVPGYLEEENSNTQSDTETFVAIRADIRNWRWSGVPFYLRTGKRMPQKLSQIVIHFKEPPHYIFAPEQRLQISNRLIIRLQPDEGISLQVMTKDQGLDKGMQLRSNPLQLSFSDAYRSARVPDAYERLLLEVMRGNQNLFVRKDEIEYAWQWCDQLIAGWKKAGDAPKPYPAGSWGPMSSIALITRDGRSWYGDM